ctccgtcgccttcgacaagacctaagtttaactcacagaatcatctattgtaatgtccttcctgttaaagactacttcagctttaattgcaataatactagagcaaccaatagatttaaacttaatgtcaaccgctttaatctagattgcagaaaatatgacttctgtaacagaatcatcagtgcttggaatactttacctgactctgtggtctcttcccataatcctaaaagctttaaccaaaaactctctactattgacctcaccccattcctaagaggaccataaggggcgtgcataagcgcacaaacgtgcctaccattcctgtcctattgtttttcttttcttcttcctatatatatatatatatatatgcttatacctccttatatttactcatatatgtgtttatatattatataatctttttgtacgatacctaatatattgttatgacaaaattaaataaataaataaataaaacaaaaatcttcACCTTCCTTGTTCATCATTTTCACACACAAAATTATCAGTTCGAGTTTTATGTGAAACAGAGACAAAAATATCTTTGTCAGGTAAACAAGTGTTTCATGTGCCATGTTTTTCTATGCTGGAACCAGAgggggcaatttttttttaatgtaatgtgaCTCTCTTGCATGACTGTTCCATTTCCATATGTAACAATAGTTGGTATATTTGAACTGCATTTCAAGCAATAGAGCCACTACTTTTAGATCTCCACAGATATTCCATTATATTAGATGTATTGGATGTACTTCAGCAACAGCTCCATGTTTTTCTATGTTTCTTTCATGCATGCAGCATAGCCAACAGGTATTGAGGGTGCATATTGCCAAAACAGAAGATTTCTTTGATAGGTTATATTATAGATTATTTTtgtgagaaaaatatataaaatatacccAGACgttttcaggaagcaaaatcaTTTTTGCCTACTATATTTTTCAGAagtttttatatacaatatataaatatataaatatatatttaaatatataaatatataagattATATTTGGGGATCAGTCATATAAGGAAAAACACTTTTGATGTAACAGAACAGAATTTCTCAAGGAATTAGCTGGCTTTTCATTTTAGCTTTTGTCACAGTCTGTTGTGTTTTTTGCTGTTCTgtctgtcataaatacatatgtAGGCAACTCCATGGTCTCTTTCATTCACCTAAGTACATTCAATAGAATAGTTTCAGTCAGAAAATTGTCCTACATCTTTTTTCTACCAATTTTTCTGCTTAAGATTCAAGGCATGAAGGGTTTTATAGAATAAAAGAACAGCTCTTTgaattacagaatacagaatacagaaacaTATAAAAAGCTACTGAAATGTCTGCAATTTCAAAAAATAATTGCATTTGATTTTATGCATAGTAGGTGATTGTGTGCTTATTGTGGGCTTGTGTGTATAATTCCCATACTTTTATTACTAAAGTTGAGCAAAATAGTTAAAATGGCACATTTGGTGTGCCATTGAATTAACCAATATAAAATACACTGGGTAATAAATCTCAAACCTGCATATTTGAAATGGTTTATTTGCTTAATTAGCTGCCCTATAAAAATCACTTCTGATCATTTTCCAAGTCTTCATACTGCAGTTGTTGTGGTTTACCTTCTTTTCTTCAATAATTTCCATATTTCACTATAAATATTTTAAGGCTGACTCATGAATGAGAGCAGTTTGTGAAGGTACTGAGGTAGAAAGAATTTAATCCAAGAATACAGAAAATAATTATGTAATAACGTGTCTGCTAACTTCTAGGCTATTAAGAGACTGGACAAGTACCTGTTAACTTAGAAAGATGACTTGTTATGCAAGTCTTTAGACAgatgaaaatagaaaataaggCAATTATATGTCTGCGAGCTTTTACTGACATGCTGTAAATCTTGAGATTATAATGGATACTGAGATGAGGTTTGGCTATttagacagaaaacaaaaaaagctcCTATAATAGTTCAAACAGAGATTGCTTGTCTTGTAAATTAAATAAGTGGCATTTTTATTACAGATCATAGAActaaaaaaattgaataatttaAAGCAAGAACGATTGGTAGTCAAAAGTCTGTGAGTTGAGAATTCTatgaaagtcaataggaaagttAAAAGTTTGACTACATGGCAAGAAGCAAAAGAAACTTGGAATGAATTAGCACAGGAACACAAGCCCCAAAGCAAAAGAATGGTTTCCAACAATCGGAGGAGGAAGAGTATGGGGTATGGTATTATCCTGTATAATATATAAAGGATGACTGTATATTATACACTTTATATTGCACTAGtgaggccgcacttggaatactgcatctaattctggtcaccacaatacaaaaaagatgctaagGTCCTAAAAAGAGTGTAGagaaagcaacaaagatggtaaggggtctaaaagctaaaccatacgatgaacggttgagaaaactaggtatgtctagcccaggagtgtcaaactcaatcccaTTGCAGGCCACATTTGTTTGGTAGGTGTGGCCTGGTTGTCACtgctgactgagtggatgtggccaggGCAGCAGGGACCTATCCCTCATCATCTCTGGAATGGTCCCGTGGGCCAACTCCGTAGCCTATCGCTATTGACACGTCTAGCCTAACAAAGTAAGGATGTAAGGGTTGACATGGTTGCTATTTTCTGCTACTACTTGTCACGGACAAGAGGggtttgacttattctccaaagcacaaagcattaacaagaagcaatagatgtaacttggaattaaggtgaaatttcctgacatttgagacaattaatcaatggaacagcttgcctgccaGAGTTACGAggactccatcactggaagttttcaagaaaagattgcacAACCTTGGGCAGTgggaaagacctccaaggtccattccagtcctatgattttatattcttctcttcttatataaatttatgtaaaaaaaaactaTGGCCTCAAAATGAAAACTTGCAAGAGCGGTGAGCACCTTAAGGACTGAAAAGCAGGTGTCTTTCGCTTATAAGGACGTTACCTTCTGTAATTCTGGCTgagtggtggagaatggaaggatttttattcCCTAGAAGACATCTGGTTATTAGCAGTGatggcattcagctggttcgtaccacttcgggagacttTCTgagactttctgagcagtttggtaagctagttgttggaagaaatcattagggcagaaaaccagtttTTAAataacttgaatcccaccactggttattagCACTCTGAAGGTCAGTCATTAGCTttttgagagtcattgaggccacttgagggtttatctgtaccctcagggtcacctgaatcagagtgcaaatgggtgtggaacttcTTAGTattgctgaaaggattgtgttataAACAGGAGTTAAGTGGTGTCGTagcccccacctctgctgagagagggctgttcagttttaatATAGATGacttctttgacccctctttcaaatcaatagtcctctctgtccagaatgtggactttgctgatcTTTGTCTTTCAGATGCAGATGgattgctgaatcttgtcctgatgggtttcttCTTTGGTGTTGTGTGCAACCGTGATctgggtgattgagaatctccatagacatttagtccTTTTTACACTTATCTCGAAGTGTAAAAATGTTGTAGTCATTTACAAGAGTATTTGTCAGCTCCTGCACTATTGCTAATGGTGTGTCCGTAAGTCTCTTgcgaagagaaagggggagaattgATGATCCTGTATTTTACATTGATCTCCTttcagaaaggaaacaatagtccTTCTCTGATTATTGTTGTGCCATTAGTGGAAGAAGGGACCTGCAGTTTAGGATAGCCAAGGAATGAGTAAAACAACACTTCactaattaaaataaatgcaagCCTCCAGAGCCTAATGGATTACAGCCCAGAAATCTGAAAGAATTGGCAGGGATGATTATAGGACTGCTAACTAATCTTGGAGAATTCCTGGAAAACTGGTGATGTCCCAGaagactggagaagaacctatttTTTAATGTtcgaaaaaaggaggaggaaaagaaaggattcATGAAATTGCAGTTTGAATGTCTATATCAGTCACGTTTTGGAACAGATCATTAAATGGTATTGGTGAACAAGTAAGCAGAGAAAGTATATATTTTTCACAAACAAccatatcctttttttaaaaaaaaatcatatttattaaattccaaaaaagatataaaatataaaatagcaaaAGGGAAAAATCTGGTGTGGACgggattaaaaaaggaaaaaagttaaacagagccaaggggggaaaaaaggactgATTTcagaatttcttcagttcaggtaTGAATATACTGTATAGTAAAGTATCCTCTTATTCTAAGATAAGACAAAAGCACAAAATtatcatataaaaatatatagtaaAGCCATCAAGATAACAAGAACTTAGACTGGATTTCATGTGATGTTATTTCCTATTTTACATTTCTACTATTTTATTACAAAAATAATATGATGCAACCACATAGTATCCAGGCAAATCTGGGCAttgatcagatttttttaaatggtagGTAGTTGTGTTTTCACTTGTTTGATGTATATTGTTTGTATATTTGTTTGATGTATATTATttgtcagtggctaagacactgagcttgtcgatcagaaaggtcagcagttcggcggttcgaatccttaacaGGTCTTctacatgagcagggggttggactagatgatctccaagttcccatccaactctgttactgttgttgttgttgttatgttttAAACAAGATGGGTATTTTGGATCTACATGAATGTGGTACTATTATACCATATACATTTCCAATTTGACATACAATATATAAAGTGCAGCACCAGCCAATCCATGGCTCTCTCAAATTATCTTAATGCATGATCTCTATCTAGTTCTCTTTATTACGGTTGCTTGTTCAGAGCATAATGCTAAGCATTCAGATCACTAAGGACTAAATGGCTACAGGATGCAAGCTTTAattttagattattattattttttgtagctACAGCTTTTAGTTCAGAAAAAATGAATCATAACAGAACTTTAGTTAAGCGCTAGCATTTAGCTTGTATTTCTCCTTTTCTGGGATTATTATTCACAGGCTAAGGATTTTGTAGTTGGTCTTATATCAAAGATTCagattttaaatttcattcctcccccttcctcaaCTTTACCTCTTATTCACTATATGTTTCTTTCAGTAAAGATGAGGTGAATAGTCAAGAAAGTCTTGATCAACATATAATTTGATTTTTGTAGCTAGCCAATGAGTATCTGTGAAAGGAGGAGCTTCCTCTTGAAAAGACTCTTCAAAGGAAATTGTTATAAAACAAATGTAATGCGACACATCCACAAACTCTTCTCTTGGTTGTCTGCAGCTTCCAGTCTGAAAGAGATTCTCCAGTTGTGTTTGTCTCCATCTCTCCTgctctccctttcctttcattTCTCAAGCCAACAACTCTTGGGTAATGTGAATAAAACTGGAACTTGGAAAGAGATTTTTCTATCCACAGCTCCTACGATGGATTGTACCACAAATATATCTCAATATGTTCATAGGATGGAAGAATCGGAACCACTAAGAAACTATTTTAATAGCACTGAAGACTATCTTCTTTTTCTGTATGGACCAAAACACAGCCACCTGTCCTTGCCCATGACTTGGATTTATGCTCTGATCTTCATAGTTGGTGTGTCTGGCAACCTTTTAGTGTGCCTGGTGATTCTCAAGCACAGGAACATGAAAACACCAACTAATTGCTATCTCTTTAGCCTTGCTATTTCAGACCTGCTGGTATTACTCTTTGGGATGCCCTTGGAAGTTTATGAAATGTGGAGCAACTACCCTTTCTTATTTGGACTGGTGGGCTGTTACTTTAAAACAGCTTTTTTTGAGACGGTGTGCTTTGCTTCTATCCTGATCATCACCATGGTTAGCATAGAGAGATATATAGCAGTTCTTCACCCCTTCCCAGCCAGGTTGAAAAATACCCAGCAGAGAGCTCTGAGGATCATCTTTATCCTATGGCTTCTCtcaattctcttctctcttcccaatGCCAGCGTCCATGGCATAAAGCTACAGTATTTTCCAAATAACACAGAGGTCCCTGGTTCTGCAATTTGTGCTGTGGTCAAATCTATGTGGATCTACAACTGGATCATCCAGTTAACTTCACTCTTGTTTTATGTGCTTCCAATGAGCATCATCAGTGTGCTCTACTGCCTGATGGGATTGAAAGTGAGTCCTGACTAAACTATGTCTTGCTTTTTCTCTACTTTATTTGATAGTGCACCTCATTTAACATTGTTACCGCTTATATGTATCTTTTCAGCTTTGCCATTTGTGTGGAAATGcatagtgatttaaaaaaaataccacctTATAGAAGTGAATTGCTCACAAAAAGCCATTTTCTCATTATTAAAGAAACCAACTATCAACACTATTTGTAACATAATTTCAGTTCAGAATTTAATTCTAACACCTTTACCAGGATGTCATTTTATCTGAAGTTCTGCTTTCTTTGTTACTGAATAAGATCAACAAGTCAGATTTCTAGCTTTAAAAGTTAATAGTTAATCCCTGCTCATGCACACAcactattctaattttttttcctaggaTTTATTACGGAATGATGTCTACATGTAGTAGGATTCCAGAATTAGTGCATGTGCTCCTAATTAAAATCAGAATGAAACCTGTTCATAAAAGCCCTGCATTATTGCCTAGTATATATAGTAGCACAGAATAACAGTATTGTTTAAACAGGTGGGAAAAAAGAtacatgaataataataattactgggCTGCATTCCTGATAAAAAAAATGTCTAAGCCTCTGACAAAACAAGGATAATATATTAAACTCAAATAAAtgcctggttttttgttttgctagttGCCACAAAATTAATTGTTATTCTCTTGTTtaagtggttggaaaaaatgtcaAATAAATTTACTCTTTGGCCAACATAGCTTTAGAACTGCATCCAGACATTTGGTAGAGGAAATAATTTAAACAGCACTGTAGTGCTCTTAGTCTTAGTCTCTGAGAAATGTAACTTAATTTCATTTGATGtgtttaaaaaagcaaataagtGTCACTAGTTTTTCAAGAAAAAGAACATGGGAAATTCACTTGGGGCTAACAAATCATATTATAGCATTATTCAGCATGTGACTAGTGTAAATGGTAAAATTAGcttttttctttcaagaaaaaTACAGATTGATATCACAATTAGTTGGAAGGCAGAATATAGCACTGACTGGGCACtgcccatttttctttcatttgttcccatcccaaggctttttttttggtttatttgtttacattcataccccgcccttctccgaagactcagggcggcttacaatgtataaggcaatagtctcattctatttgtatattttttttacaaagtcaacttattgcccccccccacaacaatctgggtcctcattttacctaccttgtaaaggatggaaggctgagtcaaccttgggccgggctcgaacctgcagtaattgcaggctctgtgttctaataacaggcttctctactgcctgagctatcccggccccttttatttatttctttagatCACAAGCAATAAAATGTGAAATGTTTGCCAAAAGGACTTCACTAAATGTGTTTGTGaggaaaagggggggaggaacCATTTAGAATTTTGTAATTATTTCACTAGAATCTTATTCTGCACAATGGCATAAGGTAAAACCTTGAGAAAAATGTACCAGAAGAAACAGTGTTTTTATCTATTGCACTATTGTCCTCTGTTGCATTTGCTGAGTTATCCTGAGTGCCACTTCAGTTCCATTAGGTATCCTTACAATGCTACAAGGGAGGATAATTCTACCTAAGTGCTTTATTTATAAAAGTAGGTAGGATGGATAGATAATTATCTCAAACAGGTTGCATTGATCTACAACTTTAGAAAAAGTAGTTACAATAAGAGTAAATCTGATGGAAAGATTGATTGAACTGAGATTTTCTGAGATGTCATTAGATCAATTCCTTTATGTTTTCTTACTTTTCCTTCCTATTAGTTGAGAAGAGACAGATCCTTGGAAGTAAAAGA
This genomic window from Ahaetulla prasina isolate Xishuangbanna chromosome 2, ASM2864084v1, whole genome shotgun sequence contains:
- the NMUR2 gene encoding LOW QUALITY PROTEIN: neuromedin-U receptor 2 (The sequence of the model RefSeq protein was modified relative to this genomic sequence to represent the inferred CDS: deleted 1 base in 1 codon) produces the protein MDCTTNISQYVHRMEESEPLRNYFNSTEDYLLFLYGPKHSHLSLPMTWIYALIFIVGVSGNLLVCLVILKHRNMKTPTNCYLFSLAISDLLVLLFGMPLEVYEMWSNYPFLFGLVGCYFKTAFFETVCFASILIITMVSIERYIAVLHPFPARLKNTQQRALRIIFILWLLSILFSLPNASVHGIKLQYFPNNTEVPGSAICAVVKSMWIYNWIIQLTSLLFYVLPMSIISVLYCLMGLKLRRDRSLEVKDMRMNIKLSSRKSITKMLFVLVIIFGVCWAPFHTDRLFYSFVATWTEPLANIFNLIHVVSGVFFYLSSAVNPIIYHVLSRRFRMAFLSVIFPQCKYWHPKHPINHPTSQQSVFILGERNKAGYAEEWSHPSMHQSSF